Proteins from one Sander lucioperca isolate FBNREF2018 chromosome 16, SLUC_FBN_1.2, whole genome shotgun sequence genomic window:
- the LOC116060852 gene encoding gastrula zinc finger protein XlCGF49.1-like, whose product METEADGEDCGGPEPARNSHPLLQPETEDKASDCSEPETDVSDEDCKLSREPQPALSSLNNDEVPVSDFASKSGKKSFVCGECGRRFGRKDSLRRHMRFHTGEKPYSCSVCSKRFSQRPNLIRHMRCHSGEKPFGCSFCDASFAVRSALVNHMRIHTGEKPFGCMYCDKSFTQKGGLKKHMTVHTGEKPYRCPACDKSFSQKANLTYHFSVHTGQKQFGCSVCDKRFTWQSQVKSHKCVGESSSS is encoded by the coding sequence atggaaacagaagctgatggagaggactgtggaggaccagaaccagccaggaactcacatccacttttacaaccagagactgaagacaaaGCTTCAGACTGTTCTGAACCAGAGACTGACGTCAGCGACGAGGACTGTAAGCTGAGCAGAGAACCTCAGCCAGCTTTAAGCTCTCTGAATAACGATGAAGTGCCCGTCAGTGATTTCGCGAGTAAATCTGGCAAAAAGTCTTTTGTCTGCGGCGAATGTGGGCGAAGGTTCGGCCGCAAGGACAGTCTGCGGAGACACATGAGGTTCCACACGGGcgagaagccgtacagctgcTCCGTCTGCAGCAAACGCTTCTCCCAGAGGCCCAACCTGATCCGCCACATGAGGTGTCACTCCGGAGAGAAACCCTTCGGCTGCTCCTTCTGCGACGCCAGCTTCGCCGTGCGCAGCGCCCTGGTGAACCACATGAGGATCCACACAGGCGAGAAGCCATTTGGCTGCATGTACTGTGACAAGAGCTTCACGCAGAAGGGCGGCCTGAAGAAGCACATGACCGTGCACACGGGGGAGAAACCGTACCGCTGCCCCGCGTGCGACAAAAGCTTCTCCCAGAAGGCCAACCTCACGTACCACTTCTCGGTGCACACGGGGCAGAAGCAGTTTGGCTGCAGTGTCTGCGACAAACGCTTCACGTGGCAGTCGCAGGTCAAAAGTCATAAGTGTGTCGgcgagagcagcagcagctga
- the LOC118493394 gene encoding zinc finger protein 41 homolog codes for MCKVQMLRALVEQRLTAAAEEIFGLFERTIAEYEEELCRSKEENERQRELLDAVYNPQLRLHRADVQQLSVVKDWVPPEQQECSSSVDQQQPEPPPHIKKELWSSQEGEQLQGLEEADITKLPITPVPAKSEDDEKKTDDSADWKETREPQSALNSLKHDSRCKKKFSCSECGKRFGFKTHLKKHVRIHTGEKPFSCSECGKAFTESGHLKRHMITHTGEKPFGCSVCKKSFTQSGHLRSHMVVHTGEKRFSCSVCNKRFAGHSRVKRHKCVGQMETS; via the exons atgtgtaaagtccagatgctgagagcgttggtggagcagcgactaactgcggctgctgaagagatatttgggctgtttgaaagaacgatagcagagtacgaggaggaactttgtcgttcaaaagaggagaacgagcgacaacgggagctactggacgctgtttacaaccctcagcttcggctacacagagcag ATGTTCAGCAGCTGTCGGTGGTTAAAGATTgggttccccctgagcagcaggagtgtagctccagtgtggaccagcagcagccagagccccccccacacattaagaaggaactgtggagcagtcaggagggagagcagcttcaagggctggaggaggctgatatcaccaagctCCCAATCACTCCTGTCCCTgcgaagagtgaagatgatgaaaagAAA actgatgacagtgctgattggaaggagaccagagaacctcagtcagctttaaactctctgaaacatgattcaagatgtaagaaaaaattcagctgctctgagtgtgggaaaagatttgGCTTCAAGACACATCTGAAGAAACAtgtgagaatccacacaggagaaaaacctttcagctgctctgagtgtggtaaAGCTTTCACTGAAAGTGGACAcctgaagagacacatgataactcacacaggagagaagccttttggctgctcagtctgtaagaaatcttttacacagagtggac ATTTACGGTCACACATggtagtccacacaggagagaaaagattcagctgcagtgtttgtaacaaaagatttgccGGGCATTCTCGTGTCAAAagacataaatgtgttggtcagatggaaacaagctga